A portion of the Symphalangus syndactylus isolate Jambi chromosome 13, NHGRI_mSymSyn1-v2.1_pri, whole genome shotgun sequence genome contains these proteins:
- the MAP1S gene encoding microtubule-associated protein 1S isoform X2, producing MAAVAGPGAAAAPSSLLLVVGSEFGSPGLLTYVLEELERGIRSWDVDPGVCNLDEQLKVFVSRHSATFSSIVKGQRSLHHRGDNLETLVLLNPSDKSLCDELRNLLLDPASHKLLVFAGPCLEETGELLLQTGGFSPHHFLQVLKDREIRDILATTPPPVQPPVLTITCPTFGDWAQLAPAVPGLQGALRLQLRLNPPAQLPNSEGLCEFLEYVAESLEPPSPFELLEPPTSGGFLRLGRPCCYIFPGGLGDAAFFAVNGFTVLVNGGSNPKSSFWKLVRHLDRVDAVLVTHPGADSLPGLNSLLRRKLAERSEVAAGGGSWDDRLRRLISPNLGVVFFNACEAASRLAHGEDEAELALSLLAQLGITPLPLSRGPVPAKPTVLFEKMGVGRLDMYVLHPPSAGAERTLASVCALLVWHPAGPGEKVVRVLFPGCTPPACLLDGLVRLQHLRFLREPVVTPQDLEGPRRAESRESVGSRDSSKREGLLATHPRPGQERPGVARKEPARAEAPRKTEKEARTPRELKKDPKPSVSRTQPREVRRAASSVTNLKKTSAQAAPKPRKAPSTAPSTSHSGFPPVANGPRSPPSLRCGEASPPSAACGSPASQLVATPSLELGPIPAGEEKALELPLAASSIPRPRTPSPESRRSPAEGSERLSLSPLRGGEAGPDASPTVTTPTVTTPSLPAEVGSPHSTEVDESLSVSFEQVLPPSAPTSEAGLSLPLRGPRARRSASPHDVDLCLVSPCEFEHRKAVPMAPAPASPGSSNDSSARSQERAGGLGAEETPPTSVSESLPTLSDSDPVPLAPGAADSDDDTEGFKVPCHDPLPDPLKVPPPLPDPSSICMVDPEMLPPKTARQTENVSRTRKPLARPNSRAAAPKATPVAAAKTKGLAGGDRASRPLSARSEPSEKGGRASLSRKSSTPKTATRGLSGSASSRPGASATPPKSPVYLDLAYLPSGSSAHLVDEEFFQRVRALCYVISGQDQRKEEGMRAVLDALLASKQHWDRDLQVTLIPTFDSVAMHTWYAETHARHQALGITVLGSNSMVSMQDDAFPACKVEF from the exons ATGGCGGCGGTGGCTGGACCTGGGGCTGCCGCGGCCCCGAGCTCGCTGCTCCTCGTGGTGGGCAGCGAGTTCGGGAGCCCGGGGCTCCTCACCTACGTCCTGGAGGAGCTCGAACGAG GCATCCGGTCTTGGGATGTCGATCCTGGCGTCTGCAACCTCGATGAACAGCTCAAGGTCTTTGTGTCCCGACACTCTGCCACCTTCTCCAGCATTGTGAAAG GCCAGCGGAGCCTGCACCACCGTGGAGACAACCTGGAGACCCTGGTCCTCCTGAACCCATCAGACAAGTCCCTGTGTGATGAG CTCCGGAACCTTCTGTTGGACCCTGCCTCTCACAAGCTACTTGTGTTTGCTGGGCCCTGCCTGGAGGAGACAGGGGAGCTGCTGCTACAGACAGGGGGCTTCTCACCTCACCACTTCCTCCAGGTCCTGAAGGACAGAGAG ATCCGGGACATCCTGGCCACCACGCCCCCACCTGTGCAGCCGCCCGTACTCACCATCACCTGCCCCACATTCGGTGACTGGGCCCAGCTGGCACccgctgtgcccggccttcaGGGGGCGCTCCGGCTCCAGTTGCGGCTGAACCCCCCGGCGCAGCTGCCCAACTCCGAGGGCCTGTGCGAATTCCTGGAGTACGTGGCTGAGTCTCTGGAGCCGCCGTCCCCCTTCGAGCTGCTGGAGCCCCCGACCTCCGGGGGCTTCCTCAGGCTGGGCCGGCCCTGCTGCTACATCTTCCCTGGAGGCCTCGGGGATGCCGCCTTCTTCGCCGTCAATGGCTTCACTGTGCTGGTCAACGGTGGCTCAAACCCCAAGTCCAGTTTCTGGAAGCTGGTGCGGCACCTGGACCGCGTGGATGCCGTGCTGGTGACCCACCCTGGCGCCGACAGCCTCCCCGGCCTCAACAGCCTGCTGCGGCGCAAACTGGCGGAGCGCTCCGAGGTGGCTGCTGGTGGGGGCTCTTGGGACGACAGGCTGCGCAGGCTCATCTCCCCCAACCTGGGGGTCGTGTTCTTCAACGCCTGCGAGGCCGCGTCGCGGCTGGCACACGGCGAGGACGAGGCGGAGCTGGCGCTGAGCCTCCTGGCACAGCTGGGCATCACGCCCCTGCCACTCAGCCGCGGCCCCGTGCCAGCCAAGCCCACCGTGCTCTTCGAGAAGATGGGCGTAGGCCGGCTGGACATGTATGTGCTGCACCCGCCCTCTGCCGGCGCCGAGCGCACGCTGGCCTCTGTGTGCGCCCTGCTGGTGTGGCACCCTGCGGGCCCCGGCGAGAAGGTGGTGCGCGTGCTGTTCCCCGGCTGCACCCCGCCCGCCTGCCTCCTGGACGGCCTGGTCCGCCTGCAGCACTTGAGGTTCCTGCGAGAGCCCGTGGTGACGCCCCAGGACCTGGAGGGGCCGCGACGAGCTGAGAGCAGAGAGAGCGTGGGCTCCCGGGACAGCTCTAAGAGAGAGGGCCTGCTGGCCACCCACCCTAGACCTGGCCAGGAGCGCCCTGGGGTGGCCCGCAAGGAGCCAGCACGGGCTGAGGCCCCGCGCAAGACCGAGAAAGAAGCCAGGACCCCCCGGGAGTTGAAGAAAGACCCCAAACCGAGTGTCTCCCGGACCCAGCCGCGGGAGGTGCGCCGGGCGGCCTCTTCTGTGACCAACCTCAAGAAGACTAGTGCCCAGGCGGCACCCAAGCCCCGCAAAGCACCCAGCACAGCGCCCAGCACATCCCACTCTGGCTTCCCGCCCGTGGCAAATGGACCCCGCAGCCCGCCCAGCCTCCGATGTGGAGAAGCCAGCCCCCCGAGTGCGGCCTGCGGCTCCCCGGCCTCCCAGCTGGTGGccacgcccagcctggagctGGGTCCGATTCCAGCCGGGGAGGAGAAGGCGCTGGAGCTGCCTTTGGCCGCCAGCTCAATCCCAAGGCCACGCACTCCCTCCCCTGAGTCCCGTCGGAGCCCTGCAGAGGGCAGCGAGCGGCTGTCGCTTAGCCCATTGCGGGGCGGGGAGGCCGGGCCAGACGCCTCACCCACAGTGACCACGCCCACGGTGACCACGCCCTCACTGCCTGCGGAGGTGGGCTCCCCGCACTCGACTGAGGTGGACGAGTCCCTGTCCGTGTCCTTTGAGCAGGTGCTGCCGCCATCCGCCCCCACCAGTGAGGCTGGGCTGAGCCTCCCGCTGCGTGGCCCCCGGGCGCGGCGCTCGGCCTCCCCACACGATGTGGACCTGTGCCTGGTGTCACCCTGTGAATTTGAGCATCGCAAGGCGGTGCCCATGGCACCAGCACCTGCGTCCCCCGGCAGCTCGAATGACAGCAGTGCCCGGTCACAGGAGCGGGCAGGTGGGCTGGGGGCCGAGGAGACGCCACCCACATCGGTCAGCGAGTCTCTGCCCACCCTGTCTGACTCGGATCCCGTGCCCTTGGCCCCCGGTGCGGCAGACTCAGACGACGACACAGAGGGCTTCAAAGTCCCTTGCCACGACCCTTTGCCTGACCCCCTCAAGGTCCCCCCGCCACTGCCTGACCCATCCAGCATCTGCATGGTAGACCCCGAGATGCTGCCCCCCAAGACAGCACGGCAGACGGAGAATGTCAGCCGCACCCGGAAGCCCCTGGCCCGCCCCAACTCACGCGCTGCTGCCCCCAAAGCCACTCCAGTGGCTGCTGCCAAAACCAAAGGGCTTGCTGGTGGGGACCGTGCCAGCCGACCACTCAGTGCCCGGAGTGAGCCCAGTGAGAAGGGAGGCCGGGCATCCCTGTCCAGAAAGTCCTCAACCCCCAAGACTGCCACTCGAGGCCTGTCGG GGTCAGCCAGCAGCCGGCCCGGGGCGTCGGCCACCCCACCCAAGTCCCCAGTCTACCTGGACCTGGCCTACCTGCCCAGCGGGAGCAGCGCCCACCTGGTGGATGAGGAGTTCTTCCAGCGCGTGCGTGCACTCTGCTACGTCATCAGTGGCCAGGACCAGCGCAAGGAGGAGGGCATGCGGGCCGTCCTGGACGCGCTACTGGCCAGCAAGCAGCATTGGGACCGTGACCTGCAG GTGACTCTGATCCCCACCTTCGACTCGGTGGCCATGCATACGTGGTACGCAGAGACGCACGCCAGGCACCAGGCGCTGGGCATCACAGTGTTGGGCAGCAACAGCATGGTGTCCATGCAGGATGACGCCTTCCCGGCCTGCAAGGTGGAGTTCTAG
- the MAP1S gene encoding microtubule-associated protein 1S isoform X1: MAAVAGPGAAAAPSSLLLVVGSEFGSPGLLTYVLEELERGIRSWDVDPGVCNLDEQLKVFVSRHSATFSSIVKGQRSLHHRGDNLETLVLLNPSDKSLCDELRNLLLDPASHKLLVFAGPCLEETGELLLQTGGFSPHHFLQVLKDREIRDILATTPPPVQPPVLTITCPTFGDWAQLAPAVPGLQGALRLQLRLNPPAQLPNSEGLCEFLEYVAESLEPPSPFELLEPPTSGGFLRLGRPCCYIFPGGLGDAAFFAVNGFTVLVNGGSNPKSSFWKLVRHLDRVDAVLVTHPGADSLPGLNSLLRRKLAERSEVAAGGGSWDDRLRRLISPNLGVVFFNACEAASRLAHGEDEAELALSLLAQLGITPLPLSRGPVPAKPTVLFEKMGVGRLDMYVLHPPSAGAERTLASVCALLVWHPAGPGEKVVRVLFPGCTPPACLLDGLVRLQHLRFLREPVVTPQDLEGPRRAESRESVGSRDSSKREGLLATHPRPGQERPGVARKEPARAEAPRKTEKEARTPRELKKDPKPSVSRTQPREVRRAASSVTNLKKTSAQAAPKPRKAPSTAPSTSHSGFPPVANGPRSPPSLRCGEASPPSAACGSPASQLVATPSLELGPIPAGEEKALELPLAASSIPRPRTPSPESRRSPAEGSERLSLSPLRGGEAGPDASPTVTTPTVTTPSLPAEVGSPHSTEVDESLSVSFEQVLPPSAPTSEAGLSLPLRGPRARRSASPHDVDLCLVSPCEFEHRKAVPMAPAPASPGSSNDSSARSQERAGGLGAEETPPTSVSESLPTLSDSDPVPLAPGAADSDDDTEGFKVPCHDPLPDPLKVPPPLPDPSSICMVDPEMLPPKTARQTENVSRTRKPLARPNSRAAAPKATPVAAAKTKGLAGGDRASRPLSARSEPSEKGGRASLSRKSSTPKTATRGLSGSASSRPGASATPPKSPVYLDLAYLPSGSSAHLVDEEFFQRVRALCYVISGQDQRKEEGMRAVLDALLASKQHWDRDLQVTLIPTFDSVAMHTWYAETHARHQALGITVLGSNSMVSMQDDAFPACKVEF, translated from the exons ATGGCGGCGGTGGCTGGACCTGGGGCTGCCGCGGCCCCGAGCTCGCTGCTCCTCGTGGTGGGCAGCGAGTTCGGGAGCCCGGGGCTCCTCACCTACGTCCTGGAGGAGCTCGAACGAG GCATCCGGTCTTGGGATGTCGATCCTGGCGTCTGCAACCTCGATGAACAGCTCAAGGTCTTTGTGTCCCGACACTCTGCCACCTTCTCCAGCATTGTGAAAG GCCAGCGGAGCCTGCACCACCGTGGAGACAACCTGGAGACCCTGGTCCTCCTGAACCCATCAGACAAGTCCCTGTGTGATGAG CTCCGGAACCTTCTGTTGGACCCTGCCTCTCACAAGCTACTTGTGTTTGCTGGGCCCTGCCTGGAGGAGACAGGGGAGCTGCTGCTACAGACAGGGGGCTTCTCACCTCACCACTTCCTCCAGGTCCTGAAGGACAGAGAG ATCCGGGACATCCTGGCCACCACGCCCCCACCTGTGCAGCCGCCCGTACTCACCATCACCTGCCCCACATTCGGTGACTGGGCCCAGCTGGCACccgctgtgcccggccttcaGGGGGCGCTCCGGCTCCAGTTGCGGCTGAACCCCCCGGCGCAGCTGCCCAACTCCGAGGGCCTGTGCGAATTCCTGGAGTACGTGGCTGAGTCTCTGGAGCCGCCGTCCCCCTTCGAGCTGCTGGAGCCCCCGACCTCCGGGGGCTTCCTCAGGCTGGGCCGGCCCTGCTGCTACATCTTCCCTGGAGGCCTCGGGGATGCCGCCTTCTTCGCCGTCAATGGCTTCACTGTGCTGGTCAACGGTGGCTCAAACCCCAAGTCCAGTTTCTGGAAGCTGGTGCGGCACCTGGACCGCGTGGATGCCGTGCTGGTGACCCACCCTGGCGCCGACAGCCTCCCCGGCCTCAACAGCCTGCTGCGGCGCAAACTGGCGGAGCGCTCCGAGGTGGCTGCTGGTGGGGGCTCTTGGGACGACAGGCTGCGCAGGCTCATCTCCCCCAACCTGGGGGTCGTGTTCTTCAACGCCTGCGAGGCCGCGTCGCGGCTGGCACACGGCGAGGACGAGGCGGAGCTGGCGCTGAGCCTCCTGGCACAGCTGGGCATCACGCCCCTGCCACTCAGCCGCGGCCCCGTGCCAGCCAAGCCCACCGTGCTCTTCGAGAAGATGGGCGTAGGCCGGCTGGACATGTATGTGCTGCACCCGCCCTCTGCCGGCGCCGAGCGCACGCTGGCCTCTGTGTGCGCCCTGCTGGTGTGGCACCCTGCGGGCCCCGGCGAGAAGGTGGTGCGCGTGCTGTTCCCCGGCTGCACCCCGCCCGCCTGCCTCCTGGACGGCCTGGTCCGCCTGCAGCACTTGAGGTTCCTGCGAGAGCCCGTGGTGACGCCCCAGGACCTGGAGGGGCCGCGACGAGCTGAGAGCAGAGAGAGCGTGGGCTCCCGGGACAGCTCTAAGAGAGAGGGCCTGCTGGCCACCCACCCTAGACCTGGCCAGGAGCGCCCTGGGGTGGCCCGCAAGGAGCCAGCACGGGCTGAGGCCCCGCGCAAGACCGAGAAAGAAGCCAGGACCCCCCGGGAGTTGAAGAAAGACCCCAAACCGAGTGTCTCCCGGACCCAGCCGCGGGAGGTGCGCCGGGCGGCCTCTTCTGTGACCAACCTCAAGAAGACTAGTGCCCAGGCGGCACCCAAGCCCCGCAAAGCACCCAGCACAGCGCCCAGCACATCCCACTCTGGCTTCCCGCCCGTGGCAAATGGACCCCGCAGCCCGCCCAGCCTCCGATGTGGAGAAGCCAGCCCCCCGAGTGCGGCCTGCGGCTCCCCGGCCTCCCAGCTGGTGGccacgcccagcctggagctGGGTCCGATTCCAGCCGGGGAGGAGAAGGCGCTGGAGCTGCCTTTGGCCGCCAGCTCAATCCCAAGGCCACGCACTCCCTCCCCTGAGTCCCGTCGGAGCCCTGCAGAGGGCAGCGAGCGGCTGTCGCTTAGCCCATTGCGGGGCGGGGAGGCCGGGCCAGACGCCTCACCCACAGTGACCACGCCCACGGTGACCACGCCCTCACTGCCTGCGGAGGTGGGCTCCCCGCACTCGACTGAGGTGGACGAGTCCCTGTCCGTGTCCTTTGAGCAGGTGCTGCCGCCATCCGCCCCCACCAGTGAGGCTGGGCTGAGCCTCCCGCTGCGTGGCCCCCGGGCGCGGCGCTCGGCCTCCCCACACGATGTGGACCTGTGCCTGGTGTCACCCTGTGAATTTGAGCATCGCAAGGCGGTGCCCATGGCACCAGCACCTGCGTCCCCCGGCAGCTCGAATGACAGCAGTGCCCGGTCACAGGAGCGGGCAGGTGGGCTGGGGGCCGAGGAGACGCCACCCACATCGGTCAGCGAGTCTCTGCCCACCCTGTCTGACTCGGATCCCGTGCCCTTGGCCCCCGGTGCGGCAGACTCAGACGACGACACAGAGGGCTTCAAAGTCCCTTGCCACGACCCTTTGCCTGACCCCCTCAAGGTCCCCCCGCCACTGCCTGACCCATCCAGCATCTGCATGGTAGACCCCGAGATGCTGCCCCCCAAGACAGCACGGCAGACGGAGAATGTCAGCCGCACCCGGAAGCCCCTGGCCCGCCCCAACTCACGCGCTGCTGCCCCCAAAGCCACTCCAGTGGCTGCTGCCAAAACCAAAGGGCTTGCTGGTGGGGACCGTGCCAGCCGACCACTCAGTGCCCGGAGTGAGCCCAGTGAGAAGGGAGGCCGGGCATCCCTGTCCAGAAAGTCCTCAACCCCCAAGACTGCCACTCGAGGCCTGTCGG GGTCAGCCAGCAGCCGGCCCGGGGCGTCGGCCACCCCACCCAAGTCCCCAGTCTACCTGGACCTGGCCTACCTGCCCAGCGGGAGCAGCGCCCACCTGGTGGATGAGGAGTTCTTCCAGCGCGTGCGTGCACTCTGCTACGTCATCAGTGGCCAGGACCAGCGCAAGGAGGAGGGCATGCGGGCCGTCCTGGACGCGCTACTGGCCAGCAAGCAGCATTGGGACCGTGAC CTGCAGGTGACTCTGATCCCCACCTTCGACTCGGTGGCCATGCATACGTGGTACGCAGAGACGCACGCCAGGCACCAGGCGCTGGGCATCACAGTGTTGGGCAGCAACAGCATGGTGTCCATGCAGGATGACGCCTTCCCGGCCTGCAAGGTGGAGTTCTAG
- the MAP1S gene encoding microtubule-associated protein 1S isoform X3 — translation MAGIIDRFSPASTGIRSWDVDPGVCNLDEQLKVFVSRHSATFSSIVKGQRSLHHRGDNLETLVLLNPSDKSLCDELRNLLLDPASHKLLVFAGPCLEETGELLLQTGGFSPHHFLQVLKDREIRDILATTPPPVQPPVLTITCPTFGDWAQLAPAVPGLQGALRLQLRLNPPAQLPNSEGLCEFLEYVAESLEPPSPFELLEPPTSGGFLRLGRPCCYIFPGGLGDAAFFAVNGFTVLVNGGSNPKSSFWKLVRHLDRVDAVLVTHPGADSLPGLNSLLRRKLAERSEVAAGGGSWDDRLRRLISPNLGVVFFNACEAASRLAHGEDEAELALSLLAQLGITPLPLSRGPVPAKPTVLFEKMGVGRLDMYVLHPPSAGAERTLASVCALLVWHPAGPGEKVVRVLFPGCTPPACLLDGLVRLQHLRFLREPVVTPQDLEGPRRAESRESVGSRDSSKREGLLATHPRPGQERPGVARKEPARAEAPRKTEKEARTPRELKKDPKPSVSRTQPREVRRAASSVTNLKKTSAQAAPKPRKAPSTAPSTSHSGFPPVANGPRSPPSLRCGEASPPSAACGSPASQLVATPSLELGPIPAGEEKALELPLAASSIPRPRTPSPESRRSPAEGSERLSLSPLRGGEAGPDASPTVTTPTVTTPSLPAEVGSPHSTEVDESLSVSFEQVLPPSAPTSEAGLSLPLRGPRARRSASPHDVDLCLVSPCEFEHRKAVPMAPAPASPGSSNDSSARSQERAGGLGAEETPPTSVSESLPTLSDSDPVPLAPGAADSDDDTEGFKVPCHDPLPDPLKVPPPLPDPSSICMVDPEMLPPKTARQTENVSRTRKPLARPNSRAAAPKATPVAAAKTKGLAGGDRASRPLSARSEPSEKGGRASLSRKSSTPKTATRGLSGSASSRPGASATPPKSPVYLDLAYLPSGSSAHLVDEEFFQRVRALCYVISGQDQRKEEGMRAVLDALLASKQHWDRDLQVTLIPTFDSVAMHTWYAETHARHQALGITVLGSNSMVSMQDDAFPACKVEF, via the exons ATGGCCGGGATAATAGACAGGTTCAGCCCTGCCAGCACAG GCATCCGGTCTTGGGATGTCGATCCTGGCGTCTGCAACCTCGATGAACAGCTCAAGGTCTTTGTGTCCCGACACTCTGCCACCTTCTCCAGCATTGTGAAAG GCCAGCGGAGCCTGCACCACCGTGGAGACAACCTGGAGACCCTGGTCCTCCTGAACCCATCAGACAAGTCCCTGTGTGATGAG CTCCGGAACCTTCTGTTGGACCCTGCCTCTCACAAGCTACTTGTGTTTGCTGGGCCCTGCCTGGAGGAGACAGGGGAGCTGCTGCTACAGACAGGGGGCTTCTCACCTCACCACTTCCTCCAGGTCCTGAAGGACAGAGAG ATCCGGGACATCCTGGCCACCACGCCCCCACCTGTGCAGCCGCCCGTACTCACCATCACCTGCCCCACATTCGGTGACTGGGCCCAGCTGGCACccgctgtgcccggccttcaGGGGGCGCTCCGGCTCCAGTTGCGGCTGAACCCCCCGGCGCAGCTGCCCAACTCCGAGGGCCTGTGCGAATTCCTGGAGTACGTGGCTGAGTCTCTGGAGCCGCCGTCCCCCTTCGAGCTGCTGGAGCCCCCGACCTCCGGGGGCTTCCTCAGGCTGGGCCGGCCCTGCTGCTACATCTTCCCTGGAGGCCTCGGGGATGCCGCCTTCTTCGCCGTCAATGGCTTCACTGTGCTGGTCAACGGTGGCTCAAACCCCAAGTCCAGTTTCTGGAAGCTGGTGCGGCACCTGGACCGCGTGGATGCCGTGCTGGTGACCCACCCTGGCGCCGACAGCCTCCCCGGCCTCAACAGCCTGCTGCGGCGCAAACTGGCGGAGCGCTCCGAGGTGGCTGCTGGTGGGGGCTCTTGGGACGACAGGCTGCGCAGGCTCATCTCCCCCAACCTGGGGGTCGTGTTCTTCAACGCCTGCGAGGCCGCGTCGCGGCTGGCACACGGCGAGGACGAGGCGGAGCTGGCGCTGAGCCTCCTGGCACAGCTGGGCATCACGCCCCTGCCACTCAGCCGCGGCCCCGTGCCAGCCAAGCCCACCGTGCTCTTCGAGAAGATGGGCGTAGGCCGGCTGGACATGTATGTGCTGCACCCGCCCTCTGCCGGCGCCGAGCGCACGCTGGCCTCTGTGTGCGCCCTGCTGGTGTGGCACCCTGCGGGCCCCGGCGAGAAGGTGGTGCGCGTGCTGTTCCCCGGCTGCACCCCGCCCGCCTGCCTCCTGGACGGCCTGGTCCGCCTGCAGCACTTGAGGTTCCTGCGAGAGCCCGTGGTGACGCCCCAGGACCTGGAGGGGCCGCGACGAGCTGAGAGCAGAGAGAGCGTGGGCTCCCGGGACAGCTCTAAGAGAGAGGGCCTGCTGGCCACCCACCCTAGACCTGGCCAGGAGCGCCCTGGGGTGGCCCGCAAGGAGCCAGCACGGGCTGAGGCCCCGCGCAAGACCGAGAAAGAAGCCAGGACCCCCCGGGAGTTGAAGAAAGACCCCAAACCGAGTGTCTCCCGGACCCAGCCGCGGGAGGTGCGCCGGGCGGCCTCTTCTGTGACCAACCTCAAGAAGACTAGTGCCCAGGCGGCACCCAAGCCCCGCAAAGCACCCAGCACAGCGCCCAGCACATCCCACTCTGGCTTCCCGCCCGTGGCAAATGGACCCCGCAGCCCGCCCAGCCTCCGATGTGGAGAAGCCAGCCCCCCGAGTGCGGCCTGCGGCTCCCCGGCCTCCCAGCTGGTGGccacgcccagcctggagctGGGTCCGATTCCAGCCGGGGAGGAGAAGGCGCTGGAGCTGCCTTTGGCCGCCAGCTCAATCCCAAGGCCACGCACTCCCTCCCCTGAGTCCCGTCGGAGCCCTGCAGAGGGCAGCGAGCGGCTGTCGCTTAGCCCATTGCGGGGCGGGGAGGCCGGGCCAGACGCCTCACCCACAGTGACCACGCCCACGGTGACCACGCCCTCACTGCCTGCGGAGGTGGGCTCCCCGCACTCGACTGAGGTGGACGAGTCCCTGTCCGTGTCCTTTGAGCAGGTGCTGCCGCCATCCGCCCCCACCAGTGAGGCTGGGCTGAGCCTCCCGCTGCGTGGCCCCCGGGCGCGGCGCTCGGCCTCCCCACACGATGTGGACCTGTGCCTGGTGTCACCCTGTGAATTTGAGCATCGCAAGGCGGTGCCCATGGCACCAGCACCTGCGTCCCCCGGCAGCTCGAATGACAGCAGTGCCCGGTCACAGGAGCGGGCAGGTGGGCTGGGGGCCGAGGAGACGCCACCCACATCGGTCAGCGAGTCTCTGCCCACCCTGTCTGACTCGGATCCCGTGCCCTTGGCCCCCGGTGCGGCAGACTCAGACGACGACACAGAGGGCTTCAAAGTCCCTTGCCACGACCCTTTGCCTGACCCCCTCAAGGTCCCCCCGCCACTGCCTGACCCATCCAGCATCTGCATGGTAGACCCCGAGATGCTGCCCCCCAAGACAGCACGGCAGACGGAGAATGTCAGCCGCACCCGGAAGCCCCTGGCCCGCCCCAACTCACGCGCTGCTGCCCCCAAAGCCACTCCAGTGGCTGCTGCCAAAACCAAAGGGCTTGCTGGTGGGGACCGTGCCAGCCGACCACTCAGTGCCCGGAGTGAGCCCAGTGAGAAGGGAGGCCGGGCATCCCTGTCCAGAAAGTCCTCAACCCCCAAGACTGCCACTCGAGGCCTGTCGG GGTCAGCCAGCAGCCGGCCCGGGGCGTCGGCCACCCCACCCAAGTCCCCAGTCTACCTGGACCTGGCCTACCTGCCCAGCGGGAGCAGCGCCCACCTGGTGGATGAGGAGTTCTTCCAGCGCGTGCGTGCACTCTGCTACGTCATCAGTGGCCAGGACCAGCGCAAGGAGGAGGGCATGCGGGCCGTCCTGGACGCGCTACTGGCCAGCAAGCAGCATTGGGACCGTGACCTGCAG GTGACTCTGATCCCCACCTTCGACTCGGTGGCCATGCATACGTGGTACGCAGAGACGCACGCCAGGCACCAGGCGCTGGGCATCACAGTGTTGGGCAGCAACAGCATGGTGTCCATGCAGGATGACGCCTTCCCGGCCTGCAAGGTGGAGTTCTAG